In a genomic window of Streptomyces sp. NBC_01231:
- the solA gene encoding N-methyl-L-tryptophan oxidase: MTGYSHIVIGAGAIGSAAAYRLSAQGARKVLVVEQFDLINTLNSSGDHSRIIRRAYHHDAYVNLTSAMFSAWEEIEHLSGLTVYTRTGGLDMAPAEGRGAAELEAFKQPLRNAGIPFDELSAEDIRAEYPQWVISDDTVGFFQQEAGIIDIRRSVSAHTSLALSAGVEFLSRTRVEGITVRDDSVTVRTTKGDFDADHLLVAAGSWTEELMPDLLDFPLVLSQEQVSYIATPYLRDFLTDRFPVWSYHGSELFYGFPVYGEAAIKLARDMRGHFIESTDRVFEGDEKEADVLRAFLSQYLPRAVGPTLVNKTCVYDMAPDREFILDTLPGRPHVAVFNGAGHAGKFAALIGKILADLLTDGTTKHDIGTFSLLRPALTDPGFQSVFRHGTS, translated from the coding sequence GTGACTGGGTACTCTCACATCGTCATCGGAGCGGGAGCGATCGGCTCGGCCGCCGCCTACCGACTTTCCGCCCAGGGAGCCCGAAAGGTCTTGGTTGTCGAGCAGTTCGATCTCATCAACACTCTCAACTCCTCGGGCGACCACTCTCGTATCATCCGCCGTGCCTATCACCACGATGCCTACGTCAACCTGACATCGGCGATGTTCTCGGCATGGGAAGAGATCGAGCACCTCAGCGGCCTGACCGTCTACACCAGGACAGGCGGTCTCGACATGGCGCCGGCCGAAGGGCGGGGCGCTGCGGAACTGGAGGCCTTCAAGCAGCCTCTCCGGAACGCGGGGATCCCCTTCGACGAGTTGAGTGCCGAGGATATTCGGGCGGAATATCCGCAGTGGGTCATAAGTGACGACACCGTCGGATTTTTTCAGCAAGAAGCAGGCATCATCGATATTCGCAGGTCCGTGTCGGCGCACACCTCGCTTGCTCTGTCGGCCGGGGTGGAATTTCTTTCCCGCACGCGAGTCGAAGGCATCACCGTTCGGGACGACTCCGTGACCGTGAGAACCACCAAAGGTGACTTCGACGCGGATCACCTGCTGGTCGCCGCGGGCTCCTGGACAGAGGAACTCATGCCAGACCTCCTGGACTTCCCGCTCGTGCTGTCACAGGAGCAGGTCAGCTACATCGCCACGCCCTATCTTCGGGACTTCCTCACAGACCGGTTTCCCGTCTGGAGCTACCACGGGTCCGAATTGTTCTACGGTTTCCCGGTGTACGGCGAGGCGGCCATCAAACTGGCTCGGGACATGCGGGGCCATTTCATCGAGAGCACGGACCGCGTGTTCGAGGGCGACGAGAAGGAGGCCGATGTGCTGCGTGCCTTCCTCTCCCAATACCTGCCACGAGCTGTCGGCCCCACCCTGGTCAACAAGACGTGTGTCTACGACATGGCACCCGACCGGGAGTTCATCCTCGACACCCTCCCTGGACGGCCGCACGTCGCCGTTTTCAACGGCGCAGGGCACGCAGGCAAGTTCGCCGCACTGATCGGGAAGATCCTGGCGGACCTTCTCACGGATGGCACCACCAAGCACGACATCGGCACGTTCAGCCTGCTGCGGCCGGCACTGACCGATCCGGGTTTCCAGTCCGTCTTCCGACACGGGACGTCGTGA
- the solA gene encoding N-methyl-L-tryptophan oxidase: MVNDFQTVVVGGGAIGSATAYWLAVRGQTDVLVLEQHTTGHGLGSSGDHSRIIRHSYHDNIYGRLTRRMYDNWATLERESKQGVFVKTGGLDIAIEGTPGADVIDNYRRVMASNDVPFDTLDKKQLGECFPQWNIVEEEVRATYQEHSGLIDIRRATLTHLALAESLGVIVKDNTAVQVIESFHAGVHIVTGDGSYTADKAVVTVGSWVDQLLKPLGQTWNTTIAEEQVVYVQTPHVKDFSVGTFPVWGWHGDDLFYGFPTYGEVAIKIARENLRRFVTQQTRSPEPHEDETAVVLEFLKERLPTGVGPVLYAKTCPYDLPPDRHFILDFLPGHPRVVVGNGAAHAGKFAGLLGEILSELAVTGRSSFPIEPFRADRPALKDPDFVPVFTLKG, translated from the coding sequence ATGGTCAACGATTTCCAGACCGTCGTCGTCGGTGGCGGCGCGATCGGCAGTGCCACAGCATACTGGCTCGCCGTCAGAGGCCAGACCGATGTGCTCGTACTTGAGCAGCACACCACCGGCCATGGACTCGGCTCGTCCGGCGACCATTCCCGCATCATCAGGCACAGTTACCACGACAACATCTACGGTCGTCTGACGCGTCGTATGTATGACAACTGGGCGACGTTGGAGCGGGAGAGTAAACAGGGCGTCTTCGTGAAGACGGGCGGCCTCGACATCGCGATCGAAGGGACGCCCGGGGCCGACGTCATCGACAACTACCGTCGCGTCATGGCGTCGAACGACGTCCCTTTCGACACACTTGACAAGAAGCAACTCGGTGAGTGTTTTCCGCAGTGGAACATCGTGGAAGAGGAAGTCCGGGCTACCTATCAGGAGCACTCCGGTCTGATCGACATCCGCCGTGCCACGCTCACCCACCTGGCGCTGGCCGAGAGTCTCGGTGTGATCGTGAAGGACAACACGGCGGTCCAAGTCATCGAGAGCTTCCACGCAGGCGTACATATCGTCACCGGGGACGGCTCCTACACTGCGGACAAGGCGGTCGTGACCGTCGGGTCCTGGGTCGATCAGCTCCTCAAACCACTCGGCCAGACCTGGAACACGACTATCGCCGAGGAGCAGGTCGTCTACGTCCAAACGCCCCATGTGAAGGACTTTTCGGTCGGCACCTTCCCCGTCTGGGGATGGCACGGGGACGATCTCTTCTACGGCTTCCCCACCTACGGGGAGGTCGCTATCAAGATCGCCCGGGAGAACCTTCGCCGGTTCGTGACCCAGCAGACACGCAGCCCGGAGCCGCACGAGGACGAGACCGCGGTGGTGCTCGAGTTCCTCAAGGAACGCCTGCCCACCGGTGTCGGGCCCGTCCTTTACGCGAAGACCTGCCCGTACGATCTGCCTCCGGACCGCCACTTCATCCTGGATTTCCTGCCGGGCCATCCGCGGGTTGTGGTGGGGAACGGGGCCGCCCACGCCGGCAAGTTCGCCGGCCTGTTGGGCGAGATTCTCTCCGAACTCGCCGTCACCGGCAGGTCGTCGTTTCCCATCGAGCCGTTCCGCGCGGACCGCCCGGCGCTCAAGGACCCGGACTTCGTCCCGGTCTTCACGCTGAAAGGGTGA